Proteins co-encoded in one Candidatus Hydrogenedentota bacterium genomic window:
- the lepB gene encoding signal peptidase I yields MVLGKPGGYAAIILLASLAVYGFGPRGLRFFMVPSISMEPTLQVGDMLATLRYPEYHRGDIVVMRHDGEYLVKRIAGLPGDVLNVVDGALFIDGKYASEPYIKEPMGYVIDQPVQVPEGQMFFLGDNRNHSEDSSMERAKGFGGDHDFGKLDEVVGRVIFRYYPYSRWGRVRSYPLVNTAGV; encoded by the coding sequence GTGGTCCTGGGAAAGCCCGGCGGCTATGCGGCCATCATCCTGCTGGCCTCGCTGGCGGTGTACGGGTTCGGTCCAAGGGGCCTGCGGTTTTTCATGGTGCCCTCCATCTCCATGGAACCCACGCTCCAGGTGGGCGACATGCTGGCCACCCTGCGCTATCCGGAATACCACCGGGGCGACATCGTGGTGATGCGGCATGACGGCGAGTATCTGGTGAAGCGGATTGCGGGCCTTCCCGGGGACGTGCTGAACGTGGTGGACGGCGCGCTGTTCATAGACGGAAAGTACGCCTCCGAGCCCTACATCAAAGAGCCCATGGGCTATGTCATTGACCAGCCCGTGCAGGTGCCCGAAGGGCAGATGTTCTTCCTGGGTGACAACCGCAACCACAGCGAGGACAGCAGCATGGAGCGGGCGAAGGGCTTTGGCGGCGACCACGACTTCGGGAAGCTGGACGAGGTGGTGGGCCGGGTGATATTCCGGTACTACCCCTACAGCCGATGGGGCCGTGTCCGCTCCTATCCTCTGGTGAACACCGCGGGCGTCTGA
- a CDS encoding Eco57I restriction-modification methylase domain-containing protein, with amino-acid sequence MHRDSFLSPGTKEAHVRQALIDPFFEALGWDVRNTAKVAPQYREVVTEDSLEVEGQQRAPDYAFRIGTLTKFYVEAKKCGVNINADPAPAFQLRRYGWSGKTALSILTDFEELAVYDCTLRPRPTDKASAARILYLRQDEYAGRWREVWDIFSREAVWSSAFDKFSASKRKRGTSEVDVEFLREIEGWRDSLARNIALRNHNISSEDLNAAVQRTIDRVVFLRMAEDRGLEPYGRLLKLCEQPGMYSRFMDDLCRRADEKYNSGIFHFQKEPGVSEPPDNVTSRIAVDDKVFRPILQSLYFAHGSPYHFGVLPVEILGTVYERFLGRVIRLTAGHQAKVEEKPEVRKAGGVYYTPAFIVDYVVRNTVGAQIAGKSPAQLAGAKGNAPFRVLDMACGSGSFLLGAYQCLLDHCLKWHMEHKPESSPKAVHRDPRTGQWRLTIEEKKRILTTHIFGVDIDLQAVEVSKLSLLLKALEGEDDASLSMQMMLFHERALPNLAGNIQCGNSLIGPAYFTGDLLPDDGEIRRVNPFDWETAFPDAMKAGGFDCVIGNPPYIRIQTMKEWAPLEVEVYKELYRAAGRGNYDIYVVFIERGLQLLNPSGRLGFICPHKFFNAKYGEPVRALISEGGHLSHVVHFGDQQVFDGATTYTCLLFLEKGAKEYCHYVEVQSLPAWRKLFANGENGDNGALWGIEGTVDAETILPSDWNFHVGHGNTIFEKLSRMPEKLGDVANIFVGTQTSADDVFVLDDCRLVGRRVSGVSRITGKTVLVESGAVVPFLRGRDIRRYSTPQTAMRLICPYVISPDTLQLIGKDEMMKRFPRTWRHLEEHRRMLEMREGGRFKGAAWYAFGYPKSMHLFQQNKIIVPDYNNISSFTYDSSGHFYKTGYGIISLVDHFDHHYLLGLLNSKLLFWYLRRIGTYLRGGYIRFWTQFLEKLPVRRIDVNSSGDKASHDRMVTLVTSMLTLHQRLAAADSEAQRTVVKRQIAATDAEIDRLVYSLYGLTDREIALVEGESGK; translated from the coding sequence ATGCACCGGGACTCGTTCCTAAGTCCGGGCACCAAGGAGGCCCATGTCCGGCAGGCGCTCATAGACCCGTTTTTCGAGGCGCTGGGCTGGGATGTCCGCAACACCGCCAAAGTCGCCCCGCAGTACCGTGAGGTGGTCACCGAGGACAGCCTTGAGGTCGAGGGACAGCAGCGCGCCCCCGACTATGCCTTCCGGATCGGCACCCTCACCAAGTTTTATGTCGAGGCGAAGAAATGCGGCGTGAACATCAACGCGGACCCCGCTCCGGCGTTTCAACTGCGCCGCTATGGATGGAGCGGGAAGACCGCCCTTTCCATCCTGACCGACTTCGAGGAACTGGCCGTATACGACTGCACCCTCCGGCCCCGCCCCACTGACAAGGCCTCCGCCGCGCGCATCCTATACCTGCGGCAGGACGAGTATGCCGGGCGGTGGCGGGAGGTCTGGGACATCTTTTCCCGCGAGGCGGTCTGGTCCAGCGCCTTCGACAAGTTTTCCGCGTCCAAGCGCAAGCGCGGCACCTCCGAGGTGGATGTCGAGTTCCTGCGCGAGATTGAGGGATGGCGGGACAGTCTCGCCCGGAACATCGCCCTGCGCAACCACAACATTTCGTCGGAAGACCTCAACGCCGCCGTGCAGCGCACCATTGACCGGGTGGTTTTCCTGCGCATGGCCGAGGACCGGGGGCTCGAGCCCTACGGGCGGCTTCTGAAACTCTGCGAGCAGCCGGGCATGTATTCCCGGTTCATGGACGATCTGTGCCGCAGGGCGGACGAAAAATACAACTCCGGCATCTTCCACTTCCAGAAGGAGCCGGGTGTGTCCGAGCCGCCCGACAATGTGACGTCCCGCATCGCCGTGGACGACAAGGTGTTCAGGCCCATCCTCCAGAGCCTCTATTTCGCCCACGGCTCCCCGTATCATTTTGGTGTGCTTCCCGTGGAAATCCTGGGCACTGTTTACGAGCGTTTTCTCGGCAGGGTCATCCGGCTCACTGCCGGGCATCAGGCAAAGGTCGAGGAGAAGCCCGAGGTCCGCAAGGCCGGCGGCGTGTACTACACCCCCGCGTTCATCGTGGACTATGTCGTCAGGAACACCGTCGGCGCGCAAATAGCCGGAAAAAGCCCCGCCCAGCTTGCGGGGGCAAAGGGAAACGCGCCGTTCCGTGTGCTCGACATGGCCTGCGGCAGCGGTTCCTTCCTGCTGGGTGCCTACCAGTGCCTTCTGGACCATTGCCTCAAATGGCACATGGAGCACAAGCCCGAGAGCAGCCCGAAGGCCGTCCACCGCGACCCGCGCACCGGGCAGTGGCGCCTCACCATTGAGGAGAAGAAACGCATCCTCACCACCCACATTTTCGGGGTGGACATAGACCTCCAGGCCGTCGAGGTTTCCAAGCTCTCCCTGCTGCTCAAGGCCCTCGAGGGCGAGGACGACGCTTCTCTCTCCATGCAGATGATGCTCTTTCACGAGCGTGCCCTGCCCAACCTCGCCGGAAACATCCAGTGCGGCAACTCATTGATAGGCCCCGCCTATTTCACCGGCGACCTCCTTCCCGACGACGGGGAGATTCGCCGTGTCAACCCCTTCGACTGGGAAACGGCCTTTCCAGACGCCATGAAGGCGGGCGGTTTCGACTGTGTCATCGGCAATCCCCCCTACATCCGCATCCAGACCATGAAGGAGTGGGCGCCCCTTGAAGTGGAAGTATACAAGGAACTCTACCGTGCGGCGGGCCGGGGCAATTACGACATTTATGTCGTGTTCATCGAGCGCGGACTGCAACTGCTCAACCCCTCCGGCAGGCTTGGGTTCATCTGCCCCCACAAGTTTTTCAACGCGAAATATGGCGAACCGGTCCGCGCGCTCATCTCCGAAGGGGGGCACCTTTCCCATGTGGTTCACTTTGGAGACCAGCAGGTCTTTGACGGCGCCACCACCTACACCTGCCTGCTGTTCCTGGAGAAAGGGGCAAAAGAATATTGTCATTATGTGGAAGTGCAAAGTCTTCCGGCTTGGCGCAAGCTGTTTGCCAATGGTGAGAACGGGGACAACGGCGCATTGTGGGGAATCGAGGGGACGGTTGATGCGGAGACAATCCTGCCTTCGGATTGGAATTTCCACGTGGGGCACGGCAACACGATTTTCGAGAAGCTTTCCCGGATGCCGGAGAAGCTGGGAGATGTGGCGAATATTTTTGTGGGCACACAAACAAGCGCGGATGATGTGTTCGTCCTCGATGACTGCCGTCTTGTCGGTCGCCGGGTGTCTGGCGTTTCAAGGATAACAGGAAAAACCGTCTTGGTGGAAAGCGGGGCTGTGGTTCCATTTTTACGGGGACGGGACATCCGCCGTTATTCGACTCCCCAGACGGCCATGCGCCTTATATGCCCCTATGTCATTTCTCCGGACACCTTGCAGTTAATTGGCAAGGATGAAATGATGAAGAGGTTTCCGCGAACATGGCGCCACCTAGAAGAGCATCGGCGCATGCTTGAGATGCGCGAGGGCGGTCGTTTCAAGGGGGCGGCGTGGTATGCCTTTGGTTATCCGAAGAGCATGCACCTTTTTCAGCAGAACAAGATCATTGTGCCGGACTATAACAACATTTCCTCCTTCACTTATGACTCGTCCGGGCACTTTTACAAAACCGGTTATGGCATCATCTCGCTGGTGGACCATTTCGATCATCATTATCTCCTTGGCCTCTTGAATTCAAAGCTGCTCTTCTGGTATTTGAGACGGATCGGGACTTATTTGCGCGGCGGATATATTCGTTTTTGGACCCAGTTCCTGGAAAAACTCCCTGTGCGAAGAATAGATGTCAACAGTTCTGGGGACAAAGCCTCACATGACCGCATGGTCACCCTTGTAACCTCCATGCTCACACTCCACCAGCGGCTTGCGGCTGCGGATTCCGAAGCGCAGCGCACTGTCGTCAAGAGGCAGATAGCGGCCACGGACGCGGAGATAGACCGGTTGGTGTATTCGCTGTACGGTCTCACAGACAGGGAAATCGCACTGGTGGAGGGTGAGTCGGGGAAATGA
- a CDS encoding creatininase family protein codes for MEVRLEHLRPAEIEAAKTANPTLFLPLGTIEWHGLHNVSGVDALKAHALCVRAAERGGGVVHPPLYGGVGGLSEPHTFIFDPEDSAGSVYLRPWLEQYCREAVRNGYKAVFIITGHYGAAQQICVREAAVRMTRLLNIPILGTPEYFLALDEQYYGDHAAFFETSLMMHLFPDSVDLSRLGDAPHQGVGGRDPKIHATAEDGERLSEAIIRRLAALARTMHAWDRHRMEGFLAAEAALVNRQMAMAGETGNLWAAWRHIGDGVMDGYPAALAQCRFEDIIAAVARL; via the coding sequence ATGGAAGTCCGCCTGGAACACCTGCGCCCCGCCGAAATCGAGGCGGCGAAAACGGCGAACCCCACGCTGTTCCTGCCCCTGGGCACCATCGAGTGGCACGGCCTGCACAATGTGTCCGGAGTGGACGCCCTGAAGGCGCACGCCCTGTGCGTCCGCGCGGCGGAGCGCGGCGGCGGCGTGGTGCATCCGCCCCTGTACGGCGGCGTGGGCGGCCTCTCGGAACCCCACACCTTCATCTTCGACCCGGAGGACTCGGCGGGTTCGGTCTACCTGCGCCCCTGGCTCGAGCAGTACTGCCGCGAGGCGGTCCGGAACGGCTACAAGGCGGTGTTCATCATCACGGGCCACTACGGGGCGGCCCAGCAGATTTGCGTGCGCGAGGCGGCGGTCCGGATGACGCGCCTGCTCAACATTCCCATCCTGGGCACCCCAGAGTATTTCCTGGCGCTGGACGAGCAGTACTACGGCGACCATGCCGCGTTCTTTGAAACCTCGCTCATGATGCATCTCTTTCCGGACAGTGTGGACCTGTCCCGGCTGGGCGACGCGCCGCACCAGGGTGTGGGCGGGCGCGACCCCAAAATCCATGCGACCGCGGAGGACGGCGAGCGCCTCAGCGAGGCGATCATCCGGCGGCTCGCCGCCCTGGCCCGCACCATGCACGCCTGGGACAGGCACCGGATGGAAGGGTTTCTTGCCGCCGAGGCCGCGCTGGTGAACCGGCAGATGGCCATGGCCGGGGAAACAGGGAACCTCTGGGCGGCCTGGCGGCACATTGGTGACGGCGTTATGGACGGCTACCCCGCCGCGCTGGCCCAGTGCCGTTTCGAGGATATCATTGCGGCGGTCGCGAGGCTTTGA
- a CDS encoding right-handed parallel beta-helix repeat-containing protein: MMSGHRFPVSLACLLSPFLSLPASAEWLNIPQPNPAAVAEVASGARTEVNAAWWGFDPEDATASLQAAIDSGAARVVVPFMGAPWIILPVTLRGNLELVFEPGVVVLAKKDAYKGGGDSLFTARNAENITVRGYGTRLRMHKADYQSKDYEKAEWRMTLDFSGCKNVRIEGLSLENSGGDGIYVGATDERPWCEDMVIRDVLCWNHHRQGISVISAVNLLIENCTMVGTRGTAPQAGIDLEPNRAEEKLVNVVVRNCAMANNAGAGILVYLKPMKKTTEPVSILFENCHVRSGRDQGIAVGAVGDDGPGGLIEFRNCTIENTRHGGTFVYDKSAEGALVRFVNCKWRNVATVGPDRDPGTPILITLMRESVTKKHGGIEFVDCAVYDHRDRPVLMTEEDQGGKGAVGIRGTILRQGPGGARAALTPESADCALEVRAM; this comes from the coding sequence ATGATGTCGGGTCATCGTTTTCCTGTTTCGCTTGCCTGTCTTCTGTCGCCTTTCCTTTCTCTTCCAGCCTCTGCGGAGTGGCTGAACATCCCCCAGCCGAACCCTGCGGCGGTGGCGGAGGTGGCGTCGGGCGCGCGGACGGAGGTGAACGCCGCATGGTGGGGTTTTGACCCGGAGGACGCCACGGCGTCCCTCCAGGCGGCCATTGACTCGGGTGCGGCCCGCGTGGTGGTGCCGTTCATGGGCGCGCCGTGGATTATCCTTCCGGTCACGCTGCGGGGGAATCTGGAACTGGTCTTCGAGCCGGGTGTGGTGGTGCTGGCGAAAAAGGACGCGTATAAAGGCGGGGGCGATAGCCTGTTTACGGCGCGGAACGCGGAGAACATCACGGTGCGGGGCTATGGCACGCGGCTGCGCATGCACAAGGCGGACTATCAAAGCAAAGACTATGAGAAGGCGGAATGGCGCATGACCCTGGACTTCTCCGGGTGCAAAAACGTCCGTATCGAGGGGCTGTCCCTGGAGAACAGCGGCGGCGACGGCATCTATGTGGGCGCGACGGACGAGCGGCCCTGGTGCGAGGACATGGTCATCCGGGACGTGCTCTGCTGGAACCACCACCGGCAGGGCATCAGCGTCATCAGCGCGGTGAACCTGCTCATCGAGAACTGCACGATGGTGGGCACGCGGGGCACGGCGCCGCAGGCGGGCATAGACCTGGAGCCAAACCGTGCGGAGGAGAAGCTGGTGAACGTGGTGGTGCGCAACTGCGCCATGGCCAACAATGCCGGCGCGGGCATCCTGGTCTACCTCAAGCCGATGAAAAAGACCACGGAGCCGGTCTCGATTCTGTTTGAGAACTGCCATGTCCGCAGCGGAAGGGACCAGGGAATCGCCGTGGGGGCCGTGGGCGACGACGGCCCCGGCGGCCTCATCGAGTTCCGGAACTGCACCATAGAGAACACCCGGCACGGCGGCACATTTGTGTACGACAAGTCTGCGGAGGGCGCGCTGGTGCGCTTCGTCAACTGCAAATGGCGCAATGTCGCCACCGTCGGCCCGGACCGGGACCCCGGCACCCCCATCCTGATTACCCTCATGCGGGAAAGCGTCACGAAGAAACACGGCGGCATCGAGTTTGTGGACTGCGCGGTGTATGACCACCGGGACCGTCCCGTGCTGATGACCGAGGAGGACCAGGGCGGGAAGGGCGCTGTGGGGATTCGGGGGACCATCCTCCGTCAGGGGCCGGGCGGAGCCCGCGCGGCGTTGACCCCCGAAAGCGCGGACTGCGCGCTGGAGGTGCGGGCGATGTAG
- a CDS encoding rhomboid family intramembrane serine protease, which translates to MNTYQSFGGGGAANFVMPGVTYAVRRLILLNAAVFAAQLLLAPAGALLGVNGTVWLGFTPGDFMRGCLWQPLTYQFLHGGLMHLFMNMLWLYFFGPEVERLLGSRQFVRFYLGCGALGVLASVLSLVLWGNNPVIVGASGAVMGVMVAFAMVDPQRQFILFPLPVPVSAVWLVVIVAFLNVVTALNGGGDTSAATHLGGMAAGYGLMKAIPLYHQWRRGRMRGRWTGPGKTPSDRAHEAVDNIFKFKDRD; encoded by the coding sequence ATGAACACATACCAGTCATTTGGCGGCGGCGGCGCCGCGAACTTTGTCATGCCCGGCGTCACCTATGCCGTGCGGCGGCTCATTCTGCTCAACGCCGCCGTGTTTGCTGCCCAGTTGCTGCTGGCGCCCGCCGGGGCGCTGCTGGGTGTGAACGGCACGGTCTGGCTGGGGTTCACCCCGGGCGACTTCATGCGGGGCTGCCTGTGGCAGCCGCTCACCTACCAGTTTCTCCACGGCGGGCTGATGCACCTGTTCATGAACATGCTCTGGCTCTATTTCTTCGGGCCCGAGGTGGAGCGCCTGCTGGGCAGCCGCCAGTTTGTGCGGTTTTACCTGGGTTGCGGCGCCCTGGGCGTGCTGGCCTCCGTGCTCTCCCTGGTGCTCTGGGGGAACAACCCGGTCATTGTCGGCGCGAGCGGCGCGGTGATGGGTGTGATGGTGGCCTTTGCCATGGTGGACCCGCAGCGTCAGTTTATCCTCTTCCCGCTTCCCGTGCCCGTGAGCGCCGTGTGGCTGGTGGTCATTGTGGCTTTTCTGAACGTGGTCACCGCGCTGAACGGGGGCGGGGACACCTCCGCGGCCACCCATCTGGGCGGCATGGCGGCGGGTTACGGGCTGATGAAGGCCATTCCGCTCTACCACCAGTGGCGGCGCGGGCGCATGCGCGGCCGGTGGACCGGGCCGGGGAAAACGCCCTCGGACAGGGCGCACGAGGCGGTGGACAACATCTTCAAGTTCAAAGACCGGGACTGA
- a CDS encoding tetratricopeptide repeat protein: MKDDGRVIRRFLAGLLLTAVSGAVCAQETASAPEWPKTAYSDREEDDFSSIPVQAPVTVLEQYLGNREEFIKKVRTFDRLHTRLADTLLGQSEGLARSGNAAEAAKKLEEARSHLAMSRQAYELGLKHFDDSAFLHNFFGELLYDRFDEQDAAVRHWLKAVALDGDEHRAHNNLGIHYCHVGEYEKGFGHFDKALALDPENPDYLFNVAQNYLVYWPNVMTLRGWTGAETYAEAMRLSEKAAKLAPKEFELVKDYALNFFTAERMNAKPDWKKAAKAWQAARGAARTDDERFYTWMNEGRVHLKAENGKSAAECFEAAVAMRPQSDLARGLLSDAKALR; the protein is encoded by the coding sequence ATGAAAGACGACGGGCGGGTTATCAGGCGGTTTTTGGCGGGGTTGCTGCTTACAGCGGTCTCCGGGGCGGTCTGCGCCCAGGAAACGGCTTCGGCGCCGGAGTGGCCAAAGACGGCCTATTCAGACAGGGAGGAGGACGACTTCTCCTCCATTCCCGTGCAGGCCCCGGTCACGGTGCTTGAGCAGTACCTTGGGAACCGGGAGGAGTTCATCAAGAAAGTCCGCACCTTTGACCGGCTTCACACCCGGCTTGCGGACACCCTGCTGGGGCAGTCGGAGGGGCTGGCGCGTTCCGGGAACGCCGCGGAGGCGGCGAAGAAGCTGGAGGAGGCCCGCTCCCATCTGGCCATGTCGCGCCAGGCCTATGAGCTGGGATTGAAACACTTCGATGACAGCGCCTTTCTGCACAACTTTTTTGGGGAACTCCTTTATGACCGTTTTGACGAGCAGGACGCCGCGGTGCGGCACTGGCTCAAGGCGGTTGCCCTGGATGGTGACGAGCACCGCGCCCACAACAACCTGGGCATCCACTACTGCCATGTCGGCGAGTATGAGAAGGGGTTCGGGCATTTCGACAAGGCCCTGGCCCTGGACCCGGAGAACCCGGACTATCTCTTCAATGTGGCGCAGAACTACCTGGTATACTGGCCGAATGTCATGACCCTCCGGGGATGGACGGGCGCGGAGACTTACGCCGAGGCGATGCGGCTCTCCGAGAAGGCGGCCAAACTCGCGCCAAAGGAGTTTGAACTGGTCAAGGACTACGCCCTCAACTTCTTCACGGCGGAGCGCATGAACGCCAAGCCGGACTGGAAGAAGGCCGCCAAGGCGTGGCAGGCGGCGCGGGGAGCGGCCCGCACGGATGACGAGCGCTTTTACACCTGGATGAACGAGGGGCGCGTCCACCTGAAGGCCGAGAATGGAAAATCCGCCGCGGAATGCTTCGAGGCCGCCGTGGCCATGCGCCCGCAAAGCGATTTGGCGCGGGGGCTGCTCTCCGACGCGAAGGCGCTGAGGTAG
- a CDS encoding DUF962 domain-containing protein: MKRVDEQMAFYDAYHRHPLNKATHFIGIPAIIFSILVVLGWARVPVGGFTATAAMVTVAVLLGYYFALDRALAVGMALFLLPALWVAEQVSQWSYAAGGAVFLVFFVGGWIFQLIGHGVYEKRRPALVDNLFQMIIGPFFLVAEVFFLLGLKHDLRDRVREDARRHLPGNAATS; this comes from the coding sequence ATGAAGCGTGTGGACGAGCAGATGGCCTTTTATGACGCTTATCACCGGCACCCCCTGAACAAGGCCACCCATTTTATCGGCATACCCGCCATCATTTTCTCCATTCTGGTGGTGCTGGGGTGGGCACGGGTGCCAGTCGGAGGATTCACGGCAACCGCCGCGATGGTCACGGTGGCGGTGCTGCTGGGGTATTATTTTGCCCTGGACCGTGCGCTTGCCGTGGGCATGGCCCTGTTCCTGCTGCCCGCGCTGTGGGTGGCCGAGCAGGTGTCACAGTGGTCCTATGCGGCGGGGGGCGCGGTGTTCCTGGTCTTCTTTGTCGGCGGCTGGATATTCCAATTGATCGGCCACGGGGTCTATGAGAAACGCCGCCCCGCCCTGGTGGACAACCTATTCCAGATGATCATCGGCCCCTTCTTCCTGGTGGCCGAGGTGTTCTTCCTGCTGGGCCTCAAGCACGACCTCCGGGACCGGGTGCGCGAGGACGCGCGGCGGCATTTGCCGGGAAACGCGGCCACATCTTAA
- a CDS encoding Na+:solute symporter — protein sequence MLLQPIDWLCVFLFFAVSLAVGVAVTRKAGSSAAEFFAAGRSMPWWLLGVSMVATTFSTDTPNLVTNIVRQNGVSGNWEWWAFLLTGMLTVFVYAQLWRRSGVLTDVEFYELRYSGRAAAFLRGFRALYLGVFFNTIIMASVTLAAIKIGSVLLNLTPMQTILVAGTVTVIYSSLGGLRGVLITDFFQFIIAMIGAVGAAYIALGRPEVGGLQGLLSHPELSSKLSLLPDFSTVDKNTLVAIFIMPLAVQWWSVWYPGSEPGGGGYIAQRMLAAKDEKNAVGAVFLFNAAHYALRPWPWMIVALSSLLVFPTLDSLREAFPHAANIVGHDMAYPAMLTFLPAGLLGVVVASLIAAYMSTISTHLNWGASYVVNDFYLRFVRTGADEREQVLVGRVITVVLMILAGALSLVLESAKGNFDLMLQVGAGTGLLFILRWFWWRVNAAAEIAAMVVSFAVAVGFFVLGKNGVEIAQWMKLLLGVGITTLGWIVVMLATPATSRKTLVDFYRKVHPGGPGWRAVAAEAKARGGGKLPTAWRLPQGILCMVLGCMAIYGALFATGYWLYGQYALASVLTVAAVAASAALAVAWPRLLAEEK from the coding sequence ATGCTGCTGCAACCCATTGACTGGCTCTGCGTGTTCCTTTTCTTTGCGGTCTCCCTGGCCGTCGGCGTGGCGGTCACGCGCAAGGCCGGGTCGAGCGCGGCGGAGTTCTTCGCGGCGGGCCGCAGCATGCCGTGGTGGCTGCTGGGGGTCTCGATGGTGGCGACCACCTTCTCGACGGACACGCCGAACCTGGTGACGAACATCGTCCGGCAGAACGGCGTGTCGGGAAACTGGGAGTGGTGGGCCTTCCTGCTGACGGGCATGCTGACGGTGTTTGTCTACGCCCAGTTGTGGCGGCGCTCGGGCGTGCTGACGGATGTCGAGTTTTACGAGCTGCGCTACAGCGGCCGGGCGGCGGCCTTTCTCCGGGGCTTCCGCGCGCTGTACCTGGGCGTGTTCTTCAACACCATCATCATGGCGTCGGTGACCCTGGCGGCCATCAAAATCGGCAGCGTCCTGCTGAACCTCACGCCGATGCAGACCATTCTCGTGGCCGGAACGGTGACGGTCATTTACAGTTCCCTGGGCGGGCTGCGCGGGGTGCTCATCACGGATTTTTTTCAGTTCATCATCGCCATGATCGGCGCGGTGGGCGCGGCGTACATCGCCCTGGGCCGTCCCGAGGTGGGAGGGCTCCAGGGGCTGCTGTCCCATCCGGAACTCTCGTCGAAACTGTCGCTGCTGCCGGACTTCTCGACGGTGGACAAGAACACGCTGGTGGCCATTTTCATCATGCCCCTGGCGGTGCAGTGGTGGAGCGTGTGGTATCCCGGCTCGGAGCCGGGCGGCGGCGGCTACATCGCCCAGCGCATGCTGGCGGCGAAGGACGAGAAGAACGCCGTGGGCGCGGTGTTCCTCTTCAACGCGGCGCACTACGCTTTGCGCCCGTGGCCGTGGATGATCGTGGCCCTGAGCTCGCTGCTGGTCTTCCCGACGCTGGACTCGCTGCGCGAGGCGTTCCCGCACGCGGCGAACATTGTGGGCCACGACATGGCCTACCCAGCCATGCTCACCTTCCTGCCCGCGGGCCTGCTGGGCGTCGTGGTGGCCTCCCTCATTGCGGCGTACATGTCCACCATCTCCACGCACCTGAACTGGGGCGCGTCCTATGTGGTGAACGACTTCTACCTGCGCTTTGTGCGGACCGGCGCGGACGAGCGCGAGCAGGTGCTGGTGGGCCGCGTCATCACCGTGGTGTTGATGATTCTGGCGGGCGCCCTCTCCCTGGTGCTGGAGAGCGCCAAGGGCAACTTTGACCTGATGCTCCAGGTGGGCGCGGGCACGGGCCTGCTGTTCATCCTGCGCTGGTTCTGGTGGCGGGTCAACGCCGCGGCGGAGATCGCCGCCATGGTGGTGTCCTTCGCGGTGGCGGTGGGCTTCTTCGTCCTGGGCAAGAACGGCGTGGAGATTGCCCAGTGGATGAAGCTGCTGCTGGGCGTGGGCATCACCACGCTGGGCTGGATAGTGGTGATGCTGGCCACCCCGGCCACAAGCCGCAAGACGCTGGTGGACTTTTACCGGAAGGTGCATCCCGGCGGGCCGGGCTGGCGCGCCGTGGCGGCGGAGGCGAAAGCGCGGGGCGGCGGGAAACTGCCCACGGCCTGGCGGCTGCCGCAGGGCATCCTCTGCATGGTCCTGGGCTGCATGGCCATCTACGGCGCGCTCTTCGCCACGGGCTACTGGCTCTACGGGCAGTATGCCCTGGCCTCGGTGCTGACCGTGGCGGCCGTGGCGGCGTCGGCGGCGCTGGCCGTGGCCTGGCCGCGCCTGCTGGCCGAAGAGAAGTAA
- a CDS encoding J domain-containing protein, with protein sequence MPGFQELIFLAIIIIVLSWTGLWPTVIRALRELRGEHVPDPPGPSRSDADMCYRLMGLSPSASWEEIEKAYRRKAKVHHPDHGGDEDAMRALNEAYQTLKKIRNIR encoded by the coding sequence ATGCCTGGATTTCAGGAACTCATCTTTCTAGCCATCATCATCATCGTCCTGAGCTGGACCGGGCTCTGGCCCACGGTCATCCGCGCCCTGCGCGAGCTGCGCGGCGAGCATGTGCCGGACCCGCCCGGCCCCTCCCGCTCCGACGCGGACATGTGCTACCGGCTCATGGGCCTCTCCCCCTCCGCCAGTTGGGAGGAAATCGAAAAGGCCTACCGCCGCAAGGCGAAGGTCCATCATCCGGACCACGGCGGCGATGAGGACGCCATGCGCGCCCTGAACGAGGCGTACCAGACCCTGAAAAAAATCCGGAACATCCGCTGA